The Methanobrevibacter arboriphilus JCM 13429 = DSM 1125 DNA window AACCAAAATGTAAAGTCATTAAGATTGGAAAAGTCCATACAAATTCTATAAATGCATTACTTAAAAGAATATCTGTAAAAGAGGGAATTAAAGTAGATCCTGAAGCTGTACGTGCTTTAGCTAAAGGTTCTAATGGTGATATGAGATCAGCTTTAAACACTCTTCAAGTTATAGCTGAAGAAACTAAAAAACTTGAAATGTCTGACTTAGAGCTTGTTTCTCAAAAAGATAATACTAATAATATTTTTGATAGTGTTAGAAGAGTTTTAAAAAGTAAAAGTATTGATAAAGTAAAGAATTCTCTTAGGTTAGATGAGGATCCAACTTTAGTATTAGAGTATATTGCTGAAAATATTCCTAGAGAATATGAAAAACCTAAAGAGATTAAAAAAGCTTATGAAATGGTTAGTGAAGCTGACTTATACTTTGGAAGAGCTAGACAAACTAGAAATTATACTTATTGGAGATATGCTAGTGAATTTATGGGTGTTGGTGTTGCACTATCTAAAGATGATACCTATAAAAAATTCACAAGACTTACTGGTGCAATGGCATTCTCTCTAATGGGAAGAACTAAAGGTAAAAGAGCTCTTAGAGACAGGATTGCAGAGAAAATTGCTGAAAAAATCCATGTTTCTAATAGTGTAGCTATTTCAATGTTTCCTTATCTTGAAATAATGTTTGAAAATGATGATGTAGCTTATGATATTTCCACATTTTTTGATTTTGATGAGGATGAAATAAAAAGATTCCGAAAAAAAAAAATTCCAAAGTCTGTTATTAAAAGAAAAGAAAAAGAAAAACAAGAAGAATTAGCTAATGAAAAGAAAAAAGCTAAATCAGAAACAGGTATATCAGAAAAAATTCCTTCTAAACTAGAATCAAATTTCAATTTAAATCTGACAAATAAAAAATCAACAGAAGAAATAACTCAAGAAACAGAAATAAAGAAAGATAATTCAAAAATTATTCAAAAGTCAGAAAAAACAATAAGTTCTGAATCAAGCCAAAAATTGAAAGGTGATATTTCTGATGAAAAAAAATTGAAAGAAAAAAAATATTCTAATGAAATATCAAATGATAAAGAAGAAAATATTTCTAAAGATAAAAAATCTAAAGATAAGAAATCTAAAGATACTAAAGGAGATTCTGCTCAAAAATCTCTATTTAACTTTTAATTTTATTTTTCTTTAGTTTTAATTTATTAGTTTTTTATATTTTTTCTTCTATTTTTTTCAATAATATTCCATCAACTCGTTAAATTCAGGAGTAGCTACAAATTCATCAATGAAATCATTTATATCTTTAGTAAATTCTTTTTTTCTATTTTCAAGATCTTTAATTTTAGAATAGTCTTTTTTTAGTGTTAATATTAGTTTAATGTCATCAGTTTCTAGTTCTATTTCTGGATATTCTATGCCAAGTAGTTCTTGTTCTAAATCATCAAAATTGGTTATGTCATCAATATTTTTTATATTATCTAATTTATTATCTAATTTATTTGGATTATCTGCTTCTTTTAAATCCATAACTAAAACCTTCTAAATTTATTAAGCTCTTCCTAATTCTTTGTGAGCTCTAGCTAGATGTCCTGCAGCTAATGCGCCCATTAAAGATAATTCTCCAGCTAAAACTGTAGCTATTACTATTTCTGCAAACTTTTTAACATTTCCAGATCCAGCTACACCTAAAATTTCCAATGATTCATTTGCTGTTTTAAGGCTTGTTCCACCACCAATTGTCGCTATTGGTAAATCTGGCATAGTTACAGAAAAGTATAAATCTCCATCTCTATCTTCTGCTGTGGTTATTCCTAATGATCCTTCAACTACATGAGCTATATCCTGACCTGTAGCTAAAAATATCGCTCCAATCATATTTGCAAAGTGTGCATTAAATCCCATACTTCCACTAATAGCTGATCCAATTAGATTTTTAGCTGTATTAACTTCCACTATTGCTTCTGCTGTAGTTTTGAGTTTATTTTTAACTATCTCCTGTGGGATAATTATATCTGCAACTACAGTTTTACCTCTACCTTCAACTAAATTTATGGAAGATGGTTTTTTATCAACACATGCATTACCACTTAGTGCAATTAGTTGAGCATTTGTTTCATTTAATAAGAGTTCTAAAACTTTTTCTGTAGCTATTGTAACCATGTTCATTCCCATACTATCTCCAGTAGAGTAAACAAAGCGAGGATAAATATAATTTCCCACAACAAGTATTGGGTCAATTCTTAAAAGTTTCCCATGGTTTGTGGTACTTTCAGCTATTTTTTTTAGTTTTTGGAAGTTGTCTTCAAACCATTTTTTAATTTCAATAGCTTGAACTCCAGATTTTGCTTTAATAACAGGTGCTCTTGTCATTTTATCATCAATAACTCTAGCATTCACTCCTCCTGCTTCTGTTATTGTAGAACATCCTCTATTAACTGATGCTACAAGTGCTCCTTCAGATGTTGCTAGTGGAACATAAAAATCTTTATTTTCTATGTATTCTCCATTGATTTTTAATGGTCCTGCAACTCCTATTGGGATTTGTATTGTTCCAATTGGGTTTTCAATATTTTTTTTAGAAGCTGATTCCATATCAAGAGTGTAATTAGCTATTGTATTGAGTTTTGTATTGGTGGTTTCTTCAATAAACTCTCTTCTTATATCAATAGCTTTTTCAGTAGAAGATGAATGTTTATCAACTTCATATAATTTCATTTCACCATTTTTAAGTTTTTGAATTATATCTTTTTTATCCATAAAGAAAGCCCCTATTTCATATTAGATTGTTTTAATTAATTCAACAATGTCTGAAGGTTTTTTAGCTACACTTACACCTGCTTTTTTAAGAGCTTTCATTTTACTTTCTGCAGTTCCACTATTTCCTTCGATTATAGCTCCTGCATGTCCCATTCTTTTACCTGGAGGTGCAGTTATACCTGCAATATATGAAACAACTGGTTTTGAAATGTTTTCATTAATGTATTCTGCAGCTTTTTCCTCAGCATTTCCTCCGATTTCTCCAATCATTACAATTTTTTCTGTTTCTGGATCATCTTCAAATTTTTGCAGTATTGTAGAGTAGTTTGTTCCAATTACAGGATCTCCTCCAATTCCAATACATGTACTTTGTCCAATTCCTTCTCTAGTAAGTTGACTAGCTACTTCATAAGTTAAGGTTCCACTTCTAGATATAACTCCCACATTTCCCTCTGAAAATATATGTGTGGGCATGATCCCCATTTTTCCAACTTTTGGAGATATTATTCCTGGTGTATTAGGCCCAATAACAGTAACATCTTTGTTTTTCCCATAAGCCATTATTTGCATTGAATCATGGACTGGTATATGTTCTGTAATAATAACTACAAGGTCTAAATGCTTTATTGATTCAAAAGCCGCATCCTTTGCAAAAGGTGCTGGAACAAATATTATTGAAGCATTAACATCTGTTTCTTCTTTAGCTGCTTCGATAGAATCAAATATAGGTACATTTTGGAATTGCTGTCCTCCTTTTCCAGGAGTTACACCAGCTACAATATTTGTATTATATTGAAGCATTTGCTCTGTATGGAACGATCCTTGTTTTCCTGTAATTCCTTGAACTAAACATCTTGTATCTTCATTTAATAAGATCATTTTTACCCTCATTTTACTTTATAATATATTTTATAATAATTTATTTAATATCTCATCTATACTTATTAATAACTTTAATTATATTTATTAACAATTATTTCAATTATATTTATTAATAATTTCAATTTAATAATTTCAATTGTATTTAATAATTTTTAATAATTATTAATAATTATCAATAATCTTTTGATGATAATTAATATTACTTTAATGATAATTAAGGACTGTTTTTGATTATTAATACTATTTTTTTGATTATTTTAAAATTCTAGACCTTTCTTGAAAAGGAATTGATAAATCAATAACATTACCATTCATAAAAGCAGAAACTGAAAAAATCACACTTCCAGGAATAATATTACACGGAGTTCCTCTTTCAACAAGATAAGTATTTTTATTTCCACAAGCTGCACCAATCATAGCTCCTGCAATTACCCCAACAGATTCAATATCTTCCACACTAGCTACAACAATAGGATCATCAGTTTCACTTGATACATAACCTACTCCAGGAATTTTCTTTTGACCACCTACTTTGTCACATATGTCAGTAAGACCAGACATACCAGTAGCTGCATCAATACATGAATTAGCTACATCTTCTACAAAAGATTCTCCTCCATAAGTATCAAATGCAACTATAATTGCATCAGGATATCTATCTTGTCTTATACTTGCTTTTCCATAAGAAATTCCTTCTCCTGCAGTTTCTGGATTATCAGATATTCCAGCTACATCACCAATGTCTTCAGCATTCTTTCTCAGAATATTTACTATCTCTTGATTTGTTTTTTCTAATAGATTATCTTCTACAAAAGCAGATATTACTATATCATCACCTGTAATGTTTGTTAAAGCAGCACTATGGGCTCCTGCTTTAATCAACTGATGGATATCATTTTCTATATTATTAATCAATGAATAACTACAAGAAACATCATTTTTAGAGATATCTGCTCCAATAGCTGTTATTTTCAATTTAACACCTAATTTTTAATTTATTCTAATAATTTTTAATTTATTAATTCTTTATATGATTAATTATATAATCATTAATGTTTATGTTAATCATTAATGTTTATGATAATTATTATTTATTAATTCTTATTTATATTATTGTAGGTTTTATCTATTCTTTTTGAATTTTATTTATTATATTTATTATTTTTAAAAAATCAGTAAAAAAACAGTAAAGTTAATTAAGAGTAAATACAAAACATAACTTTACAAAACATTACTTTAAAAAATATAATTTTATAAAACATAATTTTATATTACATTAATTTATATTACAAATAATTCATACTATTATTGATTAATATTACAATTAATTTATATTACAAATATAATTTATACTACTCATTAATCCATAATACTACTAATTAATATTATAGTTAATTTATATTAAAATTAAAAATAATTTCATGTATAATTTAATCAAAGAGGAAGAATATTGATTTCACAGACTAAAATAGCTATTCCTATTCTGCAAGAAAAAGAAGAAGATATAATTAAAACTGCTCAAGATTTTATTAAAAAAGGGGCTGATCTTCTTGAACTTAGAATTGATGGTATAGCTAATGTTAATTCTGATATGGTTAAAAAAATTATTGATTCTATTAATTTTCCAGTTATAGCAACCAATCGTTCTAAAAAAGAAGGAGGATTCTTTTTAGGTAGTGAAAAAGAAAGAATTAATATTCTTAAAAGTTGTTGTGATTTAAAAAATGTTGAGTATATTGATATAGAACTTCAAACTGATCCTTGTCTTCGAAATTTTCTTATTGATAAATGTAGAGAAGCTAATATTAAAACTATAATATCTTTTCATGATTTTGAAAAAACACCTTCAGTTGATTATTTACTTAAAATTGTAAATGAACAAAAAGAATTAGGGGATGTAGCTAAAATTGCTGTTATGCCAACAAATTTAGAGGATACTATAAATGTTTTAGCTATAATGTCTCATTGTGATAATACAATAGCTATATCTATGGGTGAAATAGGAAGTTATACTCGAGTTATGGCATCTAAATTCAATGCACCTTTTACATTTGCAACTGGTGGAGATGTTACAGCTCCTGGTCAGATTGATATTGAAACTATGAAATTATTACTAAACATGGATCTAATGGATCATGATGATTTTTTAGATGATATTTAACTTTTTTAACTTTTTTAATTTTTTTAATTTCTTAGTTACTTTTATTTATTTTTTAACTTTTTTAATTTTTTAGCTATTTTTACTTATTTTTTAGATATTCTTAACCTTTTTACCTATTTTAACTAATTTTTAAATCTTTTTAATCTTTTTAATCTTTTTTTAAAGGGATTATGTTTGATTATAATATTTTGTGTAATATTTTTTTGAATTTTTATTTTTATTTTTATTAAATATTTTTGTAGTTTATTAGCACTATAAAAAATTATATCAATATGAAAAATTAATATATACTATTATCTTATTATATACGCTAATAATATTAATGATATTAGTAATATTAACAATAATATTAATTATACAATAACAATATTAATAATATTAATAATATTAGTAATATTAGTAATATTGGTAATAATACTAATAATAATATTAGTATTAATAATATTTGAAATAATTATAATAAAAAGATTTAACGATAATAATTATCGGAGGTATTTTTATAAAGAAAAATAAAATAATACTGATTGCTATAGCTTTAATCTTAATTATTTGTGCAGGAATTGGTATAACCTCTTCGGTTTTTGCTGATACAGCAATTATTGATGTTAATTTAGATGGGCAAAATGCAACTGTCAATGTGATTTCTTCTCCATTTGGAAAAGATTTAGGTAGTATGAATGTTGATTTGGAAAATTATACATATTATCAGATGAATAATATTGATAGTAATGCAAGCACATTAAGAGCAGGAATAACAGAAATAGCTGAAAATTATGGGTATGATGATATAAAAATTAATATTAATTCTCAATTTGGTGAAGATCAAATGCCAATGGAAGTTACTGTTGATGGAGTTTCAATGGTTCCTACATTACAAGATGGAGAAAATGTTATAATTCAAAAAACAAAAAATCCTAAGGTTGGAGATATTATAGTTGTTAAAGACCCTGAAGAAACTCTTCTTATAAAACGTTTAGGAAATATTAGTGGGGATAGAATCTTTTTATCAAGTGATAATAATGATACAGTCACTGCAATTGTAAATGGATCTTATGTGGAAATGATAGCTCTTGAAAAATGGACTAATGCTTCTAATGTTGTTGGAGTAGCTAAAATATTCAATGTTTAGATTTTAATACACTTTTATCTTATTATAGCTTTTTAATTTTATTCTAGCTTTATTCTATTTTAATTTTAGTATTATTTTAATATTATTTTAGTTTTCTTTTATTTTTATTATAGTTTTTTAATTTTCTTTTTGTTTTAGCATTAATTTTTTTGTCTTGTTTTAAGCTTTGATATTTATTAAACTTCAATTGAATAAATACTTTCTATATTGTCTTTATGTATTTTAAAAGCATCTTTTTCTGTAAATACTTCTTTATTTATAAAATCAAGAGTTCTTTTGGGAACGGTTTTTGGACCTAGTACTGCTCCAGGACGAGTTAGATCATCAAGATAATCAGTTTCCATTAAAAAATTATCTCCTTTAGATATAGCTACTTTAATATTATCTTTTCCTGACATAACAGAGGGTGTAAGACCAAAATTTTCATCTTTGTTTATGTAAGGTCCTGAAAAATGTTTTATTAACTTCTTTTTATTGAAATTAATTTCATCTGC harbors:
- the aroD gene encoding type I 3-dehydroquinate dehydratase: MISQTKIAIPILQEKEEDIIKTAQDFIKKGADLLELRIDGIANVNSDMVKKIIDSINFPVIATNRSKKEGGFFLGSEKERINILKSCCDLKNVEYIDIELQTDPCLRNFLIDKCREANIKTIISFHDFEKTPSVDYLLKIVNEQKELGDVAKIAVMPTNLEDTINVLAIMSHCDNTIAISMGEIGSYTRVMASKFNAPFTFATGGDVTAPGQIDIETMKLLLNMDLMDHDDFLDDI
- a CDS encoding S24/S26 family peptidase, which codes for MISSPFGKDLGSMNVDLENYTYYQMNNIDSNASTLRAGITEIAENYGYDDIKININSQFGEDQMPMEVTVDGVSMVPTLQDGENVIIQKTKNPKVGDIIVVKDPEETLLIKRLGNISGDRIFLSSDNNDTVTAIVNGSYVEMIALEKWTNASNVVGVAKIFNV
- the hmgA gene encoding hydroxymethylglutaryl-CoA reductase (NADPH) yields the protein MDKKDIIQKLKNGEMKLYEVDKHSSSTEKAIDIRREFIEETTNTKLNTIANYTLDMESASKKNIENPIGTIQIPIGVAGPLKINGEYIENKDFYVPLATSEGALVASVNRGCSTITEAGGVNARVIDDKMTRAPVIKAKSGVQAIEIKKWFEDNFQKLKKIAESTTNHGKLLRIDPILVVGNYIYPRFVYSTGDSMGMNMVTIATEKVLELLLNETNAQLIALSGNACVDKKPSSINLVEGRGKTVVADIIIPQEIVKNKLKTTAEAIVEVNTAKNLIGSAISGSMGFNAHFANMIGAIFLATGQDIAHVVEGSLGITTAEDRDGDLYFSVTMPDLPIATIGGGTSLKTANESLEILGVAGSGNVKKFAEIVIATVLAGELSLMGALAAGHLARAHKELGRA
- the sucD gene encoding succinate--CoA ligase subunit alpha, translated to MILLNEDTRCLVQGITGKQGSFHTEQMLQYNTNIVAGVTPGKGGQQFQNVPIFDSIEAAKEETDVNASIIFVPAPFAKDAAFESIKHLDLVVIITEHIPVHDSMQIMAYGKNKDVTVIGPNTPGIISPKVGKMGIMPTHIFSEGNVGVISRSGTLTYEVASQLTREGIGQSTCIGIGGDPVIGTNYSTILQKFEDDPETEKIVMIGEIGGNAEEKAAEYINENISKPVVSYIAGITAPPGKRMGHAGAIIEGNSGTAESKMKALKKAGVSVAKKPSDIVELIKTI
- a CDS encoding replication factor C large subunit, whose translation is MRWTEKYRPKNFDEIIGNGKQKKEIEAWVKEWKEGNPQPCLLLVGPAGTGKTTIAHVIAREFSDFIELNASDKRSYDIIMNTVGQSATTKSFFTNDNEYKLIILDEIDGIHGTDDRGGTKAIGKIIKESIHPIIMTANDFYSKRLTSIKPKCKVIKIGKVHTNSINALLKRISVKEGIKVDPEAVRALAKGSNGDMRSALNTLQVIAEETKKLEMSDLELVSQKDNTNNIFDSVRRVLKSKSIDKVKNSLRLDEDPTLVLEYIAENIPREYEKPKEIKKAYEMVSEADLYFGRARQTRNYTYWRYASEFMGVGVALSKDDTYKKFTRLTGAMAFSLMGRTKGKRALRDRIAEKIAEKIHVSNSVAISMFPYLEIMFENDDVAYDISTFFDFDEDEIKRFRKKKIPKSVIKRKEKEKQEELANEKKKAKSETGISEKIPSKLESNFNLNLTNKKSTEEITQETEIKKDNSKIIQKSEKTISSESSQKLKGDISDEKKLKEKKYSNEISNDKEENISKDKKSKDKKSKDTKGDSAQKSLFNF